The DNA window acacacaacacacacagtatgtcttatttctatatacaaCCTTAAAACCAGCCAGTGTGATGTGTTAAAaactaattcaattttaaatcatgtttCACAAAAGAACGCTATCAAGCTGTCAGTTTACTATGAACTATATTTTCGATAGctatgtttttgtaaaattattttcagttcataaacattttagtttgtagatttgtttttatatattttttttcatcacagtaatattttaccaaaggacatattatatttaaatcatgcCAGAGTGAGTActgcaaaatttttaagtcGTAAAGAGATACgtatttgaatatttcctttaattaatttgatttagtACTGCGAGCAAAAAGAggacaaaattattgtttcattaataGGTCTATTTTTTTGCTCTGGTATAAAGGCCTTATACTATCTTGCTTTTCCAAAGGTGTGTACCCTGCCCGGCGGCGGCACCTTGTATGCCCACAGCTGGGGTTAAATGTGGGCCAAAAGATGGGAAGCCGATGGACGGACGACAGGAACACTCCTGTCCCTGTCGGTCTTGCTGTTGTGGGAAGCCGGCTGCCGTTAAACCAGtagagaaatatattataattttatttagttttacttttattatttagtttgagTGAAAACTTTTTTCTCTAATCTCTGCTAATTAAAACAGATTGTGCAAAAAATATCGAATGAActaatactattttttgtCCGCAAAAATGCCTAAGTGAAGCTATCTGATACAAATCTTTTTTTGGATAGTGCTACAAGCAACCCAGGATACCTGATTCGTACGCTCCACGCCGCTGCTACATGAAGCCAAGCGCTCCAGTGGAATCTTGCACCACATACAAGCTCTCTTATTTGCCTGTTGATGGATGTCAGAACTTGAGAGGCGTCGCTCGCAAACCTCCACCGAACCTTGTACCTAGCTGTGAGCCCATGGAGGCTTGCACGGTTCAAAAGGCACTGATCCGAAAAATCTATTTTCCTTTTTCACTAAATTGTTCCTTTGGAAACAGGTTTATCGTATATGAAACGCTCCTTTGAGAGTAAGAGGCAGTCTACAGTTCTAGCATAAGTTATTCTGATttgattaattgaaatatgatGTATGTATTCTATTTTAAGTACCAAATTCGacttaaataattgtatttagtaACACAAAAGGATCAATCTCTATATAGGCTCTATTaaacccaaaaaaaaacttcttctTTCTTAGTAAATCCtttctaataaaatctaaagCTAGTTTTTTTAGTTCCTTGTTTGGCTTATTACTTTTCATTACTTATTAGTTTTCTGCTACATTTCTGCAACTGCAACCAAATTCATCTTGATTTTTCCTACTCCCTATTTCCTATGTAAATTCCAAGTCGGATTGTACCTCACtctaaaactatttcaatCGTTCATAGATGTCCTTCTTGCCAAATCCGGTGTGCGTCACACAACCCATACGCCCATGTCACCACGACATGTGGGGCCAGGGACCGATGCAGAACATCACAACACAACGCCACGACTACGTTCCTAAGCCCTGCGTACTCCGCGAGAGTTGCAAGCCACCGGCGAAGTTCCATTGTGTGGAACAGCCCTttgaaagtaatttgtttttattatatttatctcctACAAGTAATTTTCGAGTGTACCTTTGACGGTATGATTTAGTGTAACCAAAACTGTTAAAGTAATTACAgtggttaaaattttaaaaccctAATTTTTTGCacgattaataatattggttGCGATATATTTCCACTTGTGcattaaaatctgtttaaaaaagtAGACAGAAAATACACACACAACTTCGAGCcaataaacaatgttataaCCAGAGTCATTGCTCTtctaaattgatttattgatcTAATGaatgtacttatataaattttttgaccTGTATTTTTGGGTATACGTCATAAcgtttattgattatttataatatcattatcatatatatttgatggCTAGTTTGGATGGCTCTGTTTACCTCAATAGTGCTTAAATTTTcctataaaagtatatttaaaccgtctgtaaaaataatttatttcataaagtttCATTGCGTTCGACGatctaacatatttttatatacttttcactctatagaaatttaaatttaataattcttaccagtaatcaattataaaataccatttataaatactacCATAATTATAACCTCCAAACAgtccataaaaatatgattcctATGGCTTACCTTAGTTTGCAAAATCTTCTTCAATATATGCTCTTCTTTCCAAATATCCTTGATTGTTCCCCCTAATACAGATCGCACTGTGAACAAGCTATCTTACTTGCCGCCTGAGAAGATTGAATTGGTCAAATCATACGCCCCGGAACGTTGTTACGAGCGACCAGCGGCTAAAATGGATGGCAGCACTACACACAAATTGAGCTATATGCCAAATCAGGTATAACAAGcattagtatataaatagcAATTTAAATCTAGTACGATTGTACTTCTGACAGCTTGATTTCTAACAttatgagaatataaatacGAGTAAATAACTCAATAGAGTAGGTATTTATTAgtcttttcaaataaaagatgaaaatttataacgagTCTTGAACGAGGAATGCGATAAATCAAGTTTATAAATTCAGACGGATGCAATTTATGAATGAGGTcacaaattacatttattgctACAAGCTTAAAAACGTCTAAAGGTcctactaatataaaaaatgcaaataatcATGATCCTGTCTGGATTTACGGATATGCGTCTCTCCTTCACGCAAAAAGTTCTAATTGGTTTGAATTGAAACTTTACAGTTGTGTAGCTTCGACATTATATTAGCACATGGACTTTAATGAATCCCAGAATTTCTTGTAGTTCTCGGAAGGTCACTTAGTAACAAATGTTTGTATGAACTCACGTAGCACAGATTCAAAAATCTGCAGCCGGATGGTAACCATATCAATTGCTTCAACGCATTACACTTTCCTGTTTGGTCTCATTCTAAAGTTTACGCGGTTAAATCTAGTTTCAGGTTATTCGAAAACAGTTTATGacgcatatataatattagtgatGTGCTCTGCAGCATCTTCAAAAATTCTCATTCATTTCGCTCGTATAcagatatttaatgtaaagatCCTTTAAACctatttcaatttacaaacACTTTTCGctttaaatgaatgttttattatttttctatataagtgtcatttttattttaatatttttcgcgTCTAATCACCtacatttatatgaacatTCACCAAAAATGTTAGGAAAATTTATTCGTTCGACTTTCCTCATCGTAGTTCATAGATACTTATAGTCAACACATTATTAGTGTATATGAATACTaacaaattcatattataaggaTATTGTTCCAGTTTCTTAACAAGAACTAAAAGCTTTATCGAATTGAAAAAGACATAACTAAAATATCtacaagagaaaaaaatacaaaccttACGAACCTAGAGGGTTGTCTACTTAGCTTGTATTTTTTCTCAATGCGACTTGATGATGTCATAatatcatctcgtctgcccgtgatcacggtcgctgaaaagtaaacgaaacgtcggggttatgtagttttaatcaaaaataaatcacgcgtagtatatccgaaaaatattaatttcattaaaataaataaaactcgcgaaagtcttagatcttattaTACTCAAAACATTATCAACGATATCAAAAAATCAccagttgttttttttataatttaaatgaggccctgaaattaattaaatgaaaagagagaaaaattatattcagttCTGAtagactttaaataaaatgattaatttaaacaaaaacaacggCTCGAAAGATCGAATTAAGTCTCTATGGGAGTTTGAAAGGTTAATAGATACTTAAAATAAgtcaaacacaaaatattatcaacgTGGTTTTCTAGAAGatcactaaaaaaatattttaggacCTTTGCCATGTTAAGGAATAAACtcgtgaaaaaatattgtacgtaGTATTGACATTTCTGAAGGCCACTGCAGATTTTCAGTGCCGTCAAACAGGTTGAAAGCTTTGTTGAATGAattctttatttgaataaacttGAGTTTATGCatcgattaaaaattttaaaaatatatttaaaaaaaaaattgtctttcaTTAGGTTATGGGATACataattattgcatttttatttttgcctaATCCAACATTTCAAAttgccttttttttttgtactctgacactagtatttttatagacatttgtaaatgtttatttgatttaatttttattgattaatctCTCCGTTtctatataatcatattatttgtatttacgtttattacatagaaaaaaaaacatagaataAGATATAGTAAACATTGTGTAGCATTTGTTTCAAGATCATGCCAAAGGAGCCTCTGCCTTGGGCTTGTAAAGGACAATATCAAAAGCCCTGTCAGAAGTTGGAGGGAAACACGACTTATACAATGAGGTTTGTGGTTTATGGTTTCCGAACAAAATTGTAACCGCTTGTCTGTCTTGTTACAATACTAGATGGAGAAGTATTTGGTATATTTggtaactatttatatttttgacaaatatttttattattaagattataaagttaaaacaaatCGTCTGTGTAGCAAAAACAATTACTATACATGCCTGTATATCTACGTAAGGCAAATCATTGCAAAACTTATGCTTAGATTACAATTGaactatataaacattatttattttacgttcAACATTAAGTAAACTGTATTGAGATgtgtatgtttattgtttgtataGACAAGTACTTTAAAAGCACATGTTGTGATGTGACTTTTATTCCACgtaccaaaattttataacatatattaaaaatatttaattacaggtGAGGTTTAATTGAAGGGTCTTTTCTTCGAAACTAcccaaaaaacaaaagtatttctttaaaaaatttaaatttagaagataagttttttatacgTATGGCGTAGATctcatttttaaatgtcagcCAAAAAGagctaatatataatgtatcacAGTTACTAATAacgaatattatttcttatcaaATTACTCAGTTTATTGCTGTTGGAATGATTTAgctgtaatttaatatcagaCTGAGtgtgtcttaaaataaaatctaggtCATATAGAAGTATCATTACAGCCAATAGCAAATCCTCTACTTAAATGGATGTGATATTCCGAGCTAATTTCCATAACTATGAAAAATCTTATGGcatattatctataatatttttaaatcatttttagttatttgGATTCACAAAGTGATTGTCGAAGGCGCGCCATAATACCAGACAGCTGCACCAATCCCGTAACGGCTTCGAAAAGATTCGAAACACAGACTATCTATAAGAAcaggtaataataaaaatactaatataacatttctCCTACTAATTACCTTACAAAAGTAGCCACTTAAGGACTAGGTTACTGAAAATCGattgaaaagtaataatataaggataaaattttgtagaatAACTCAAAAATGTCCCATACCATTAACAACTTAAcaaccaaattaaaattattagattagGTCGTATCTAGAACTCTCGTAGAACTTACTAAAACGTAATATTTGctcgtttatttaaaaccacaaaaatagtttgaatgtaaataaatatatattactaatagtAGTCAAATAGTtaagaatgaatgaatgaattaatgaattaatgaattaatgaattaatgaattaattaattaatgccaATTAAGACCCgtgatatattgatattagtttactttatatttcatgtGCCATTTTGACTTAAATGTATTTAgcagtttcattaaaatattgtattctgccttatataaaaatatttaaaaaaaaattatcataatgaaAACTATGTTCAAtcgtatatgtaaataataataggtatTATTTTACCTTAAACGTTATATAGAAATGTTGTCTATTAAATCCTGGTCCTTATTTCCAGTTATCTTCCAACGACGGCCCCCATTCCTCATCCTATAAAGCCTCTTCCAAATCTCGTTCCATCCACAGCGCAAATGGAAGGCGATACTGTCCAGAaggtttcataatttttatattttatattttttattggcagaataatattaatttgggatcgcttaaaataaaaaaaaatattttgacagaaaTGACAATGATATTGACGGccgttacaaaaatatttttgacataaaaatgatTGTGTAGATCCTAACAATGTGTATAGTTCATTTCAACAGGATTTAACAATCTTGTAAACAAACGTGATCAGCTGATATTGACTCTAGTGTTGTGAGTACTTTTTAAGATACTTTAatcttgattatttttttaaagtatttatataattattactttaatttattcatatttggTTAAGTATTTATCAGCGAGTTTTTtatgagtttagaaatgcagaacgcaGAGACTTTTGCATCCCAATAGCAATAAAATGGCgcacttttaattaaagattggTCGCTAGCACTgccaaaattttatctcaatgatttccaaatgactctcccagatgagagtaatttagtaagaaggtaccgaaaaaaatTGCTCTATCGCCTAGATAGAgtcagttggaactgctaagcatgtGCTGGTGGGCTGTAGAGTACTCCTGGATaacggtcaatactcgcgtcgtcacgatagggttttagaaattCAAACGTGAAGCGATTAGTCTTTCGGTGGCCAAAGTGCAAAGAgcaataaccacaaacgagcgatcagaagttttgtgagagaaggcccTAGGGATAAAGTGTTTAGTAATCAAAAGATTGTCAAAAGCAGTGGTGGGTTCATTGAGATGTGATTATTATCAGGACTGACATTCAATTGTACGTAAGAAGGGCGTGATCGTGGTCAATAGCTTTGTTTACAAGATTGccaaattctattaaaattaactatattacaatttacattGCTGTACAGTGTATTCCTTGTGCGAATAAACTGTGCCTGTACTCGTATTTCAAATCTCGAACTCTTAAACGGATAGCTGTAAgtgttaaagtatttataatgttgataatttatttgtaattgtatatttctaatgaaaaatgaaaaaaatactattataagtAGCCTTTGAGTATTATTTCAGTGATgtcttaaatgtatttttctcgGATCTTTTTTGAATGTTATTGTGTTTTTCTACAAGACCTATTCTAAGTAGAATACGTGACTAGAAAgtaatattgtaacaatacaatattaaaatttcactcTTGTTTTGTATTCAGAAGTCGGAcctttattaatcaaaatgtttttagcGAGGGtttgtattttctatttacgTAATCTAAGGTACaacattaaacaatttttaatgtaatgaaattgTTAACAAGCTCCTCTTTTCGCTATAATTCAATTTCttttaacgaaattttaattttgttccaTTTTCAAgagttgtatattattatgtatattgaaatGCGATATTTATCATTGAAACCCGAACTCATTGTTGTGACGAACGCTGTTATGACGTCAAtactattacataataaattaaagattcaATCCTCCAGTTATCCTTCTTGCCAAATCCGGTGTGCGTCACACAACCCATACGCCCATGTCACCACGACATGTGGGGCCAGGGACCGATGCAGAACATCACAACACAACGTCACGACTTCGTGCCCAAGCCGACTGTATTGCGCGAATCTTTCAAACCGGCTCATAAATTCCATTGTGTAGAACAGCCCTTTGAAAGTaagttatattactttatatagcCTTACGTTTTAAGcatttaatcaattttgagTTATTTGACTGTTGGAATATGAGGAATGTTGAATTATGAATACACAAACAGGCAATATAGCCGCAACGTCTATTTTGGCAAAGAGCGCGGGCACGACATTCCAAATTTTGTAATTCTGTGTAATTtagttatgaataatttattgttacagATCGAACAGTAAATCGGATGTCGTATTTAGACCCGGGAAGGCAGCCGCCTCCGGAGTCCTATGCTCCTAGCAGATGTTACGAGAAACCTGCAGGTACGAAGCAAAGGTCCAAAAGCCGAAGTCCTTTCTGTAAATATTGTTctatataaaacctctttcaGCCAAAATGGAAAGCGATACGATACAGAAGATGTCCTATCAAGCTGTGTGCGCGTCAGCACCTCAACGGCCGCCGTGGGCATGCAAAGGGCAGTACCAAAAGCCCTGTCAAAAGGTACAattttctgattttttttttgcatatatttGCAGACCTACCCTCAAGTTGTTTgaacataatattcaaataaaagtgccatttttttgttttgccaccgtaaaataaatggaaatagTCTTAAATGTATGGACAAATTTAGACATTTAGGGACAGGagatactaaaataatatttttaacgttaaaAGTGTTGTATACATGCGAATGTTACGATGTTGAGAACCATTCCTTAATTTCCGTCCCGTGTAAGGAGACTTGATAGCTTAATTGGCAAAATGTCTGAAATGCGATACCGCGGACGTCGTAGGTTCGAACGTTTCATTGAGTTGAATGACTCattgaatatagttttatgatattttcttgttGTTAAGTAAtagttaagtatttttttattattgtaaaaatttccGACAGCTGGAAATTGGTGCtgtgatgtttttaatttaaacaattcacCTATtgccttaattttaaaaatgtcgtCAGACGATTCAGTGTATCCATCgcagaaaatagtttttaagaaatcacttataataagtatattttatttgtaaaaaattgaTGAAATTTTTCCAAAATGGTCTACTTTTTCGGTCCTGAGATTCTTAAATTTGGGAATAAATCAgtgaatttaatgttttagttttCGGTAGTATTTCGATTATGTTTGAGTCGTCGTAATCTGTTGTGTGTTTAGTTGGAAGGTACCACAATATACCGATCGTCTTTCCTACCTCCCGGCGAAGATTGCACCGAGTATATGGACCCTTGTTCGTATGGCGACTGCAAACGttagtattgttttatattctattgatttaaatttaatttacacagCAATTCGAACAACTTTAAGTTAATCTTTTGGGACCCTAGTTCTCATTCTTCTATGAATCCGACTTGAATCTTTAGAAGATT is part of the Danaus plexippus chromosome 22 unlocalized genomic scaffold, MEX_DaPlex mxdp_33, whole genome shotgun sequence genome and encodes:
- the LOC116773482 gene encoding stabilizer of axonemal microtubules 2, which codes for MPECVPCPAAAPCMPTAGVKCGPKDGKPMDGRQEHSCPCRSCCCGKPAAVKPCYKQPRIPDSYAPRRCYMKPSAPVESCTTYKLSYLPVDGCQNLRGVARKPPPNLVPSCEPMEACTVQKMSFLPNPVCVTQPIRPCHHDMWGQGPMQNITTQRHDYVPKPCVLRESCKPPAKFHCVEQPFENRTVNKLSYLPPEKIELVKSYAPERCYERPAAKMDGSTTHKLSYMPNQIMPKEPLPWACKGQYQKPCQKLEGNTTYTMSYLDSQSDCRRRAIIPDSCTNPVTASKRFETQTIYKNSYLPTTAPIPHPIKPLPNLVPSTAQMEGDTVQKLSFLPNPVCVTQPIRPCHHDMWGQGPMQNITTQRHDFVPKPTVLRESFKPAHKFHCVEQPFENRTVNRMSYLDPGRQPPPESYAPSRCYEKPAAKMESDTIQKMSYQAVCASAPQRPPWACKGQYQKPCQKLEGTTIYRSSFLPPGEDCTEYMDPCSYGDCKPCNCVCPAQCIATDPCACNFPRAECCT